One window of the Planctomycetota bacterium genome contains the following:
- a CDS encoding ketoacyl-ACP synthase III gives MKAVRSAKIVGTGMSVPERVMTNEDFARLVETNDEWIVQRTGMKERRIAENDQATGDLAVEASRAALEDAGLAPEDVDLVICATITADNVLPATACWIQNRLGCGDTAAYDLVAACCGHLYALAQARANILSGQAKTVLVIAAETLSKITDYTDRSSCVLFGDGAGAAVVQASDEPGVGILYTTLYADGSGGEMMLLPAGGSRRPPSHQTIEERGHYMQIRGREVFKFAVVKMQELIEECMKACGLTVDQVRLVVPHQVNIRIIDAATSRMGFPPEKVFLNIEKYGNTGGASCAMAYHEARKQGILGPGDVAILVAFGGGLTWAAAVIKH, from the coding sequence GTGAAGGCGGTCCGCAGCGCGAAGATCGTCGGCACGGGCATGAGCGTGCCCGAGCGCGTCATGACGAACGAGGACTTCGCGCGCCTCGTCGAGACGAACGACGAGTGGATCGTCCAGCGCACGGGTATGAAGGAACGCCGCATCGCCGAGAACGACCAGGCCACCGGCGACCTGGCGGTCGAGGCGTCCCGCGCGGCCCTCGAGGACGCCGGCCTGGCGCCCGAGGACGTGGACCTGGTCATTTGCGCGACGATTACGGCCGACAACGTCCTTCCGGCGACCGCCTGCTGGATTCAGAACCGCCTCGGGTGCGGGGATACGGCGGCGTACGACCTCGTGGCCGCCTGCTGCGGCCATCTCTACGCCCTGGCCCAGGCGCGGGCGAACATCCTCTCGGGCCAGGCGAAGACCGTGCTCGTCATCGCCGCCGAGACGCTCTCGAAGATCACCGACTACACGGACCGCTCGTCCTGCGTCCTCTTCGGCGACGGGGCGGGCGCGGCCGTGGTCCAGGCGTCCGACGAACCCGGCGTCGGCATCCTCTACACGACGCTCTACGCCGACGGCTCGGGCGGCGAGATGATGCTCCTGCCGGCCGGCGGGTCGCGAAGGCCTCCGTCGCACCAGACCATCGAGGAGCGCGGCCACTACATGCAGATTCGGGGGCGAGAGGTCTTCAAGTTCGCCGTCGTCAAAATGCAGGAACTCATCGAGGAATGCATGAAGGCGTGCGGCCTGACGGTGGACCAGGTTCGGCTCGTCGTGCCGCACCAGGTCAACATCCGCATCATTGACGCCGCCACGAGCCGCATGGGCTTCCCGCCCGAGAAGGTGTTCCTCAACATCGAGAAGTACGGGAACACGGGCGGGGCGAGTTGCGCGATGGCCTATCACGAGGCCCGGAAGCAGGGCATCCTGGGGCCGGGCGACGTGGCCATTCTGGTCGCCTTCGGCGGGGGCCTGACCTGGGCCGCCGCCGTCATTAAGCATTGA
- the plsX gene encoding phosphate acyltransferase PlsX: protein MRLAIDAMGGDFAPAEIVRGAVAARDALAQDEIVLVGDEGAIRAELQASGAGLDRLSIVHASQAVGMAEAPVEAVRKKPDSSMRRAMELMARREVDAVISAGNTGAFVAAAHMVARRLPGIRRPGISIILPTYHGPVVLIDVGANVDCRPTHLFQYGLMASLYSRKMFGTEDPRVGILSIGEESQKGNDLAREASDLLEASELNFRGNAEGRDLFNGRFDVVVCDGFVGNIVLKCVEAMAENLFQTIREELKEMEPAVTVKLAPALADLQRRHDSAEYGGAPLLGVDGIVIICHGNSKARAVANAFRAAATYARTQVNREIVETVAKMKEARE, encoded by the coding sequence TTGCGGCTGGCGATCGATGCGATGGGCGGCGACTTTGCCCCGGCCGAGATCGTCCGCGGGGCCGTGGCCGCCAGGGACGCCCTCGCCCAAGACGAGATCGTCCTGGTGGGGGACGAGGGGGCGATCCGGGCGGAACTCCAGGCATCGGGCGCAGGCCTGGACCGCCTATCGATCGTCCATGCCTCGCAGGCGGTCGGCATGGCCGAGGCCCCCGTCGAGGCCGTCCGAAAGAAGCCGGATTCGTCGATGCGGCGAGCGATGGAACTGATGGCCCGGCGCGAGGTGGACGCCGTCATCAGCGCGGGGAACACGGGGGCGTTCGTGGCGGCGGCGCACATGGTGGCCCGCCGGCTGCCGGGCATCCGCCGGCCGGGCATCAGCATCATCCTGCCGACGTACCACGGCCCGGTGGTGCTGATCGACGTCGGGGCGAACGTGGATTGCCGGCCGACGCACCTCTTTCAGTACGGTCTGATGGCCAGCCTGTACTCGCGCAAGATGTTCGGGACCGAGGACCCGCGCGTTGGGATTCTTTCGATCGGCGAGGAGAGCCAGAAGGGCAACGACCTGGCGCGCGAGGCGAGCGACCTCCTGGAGGCGTCGGAGTTGAATTTCCGCGGCAACGCGGAAGGGCGGGACCTTTTCAACGGCCGGTTCGACGTCGTCGTCTGCGACGGGTTCGTGGGGAACATTGTCCTGAAGTGCGTCGAGGCGATGGCCGAGAACCTCTTCCAGACCATCCGCGAGGAACTCAAGGAGATGGAGCCGGCGGTGACGGTGAAACTGGCACCCGCGCTGGCGGACCTGCAGCGGCGGCACGACTCGGCAGAGTATGGCGGGGCGCCGCTCCTGGGGGTGGACGGGATTGTGATCATCTGTCACGGCAATTCGAAGGCGCGGGCCGTCGCCAACGCGTTCCGCGCGGCTGCCACGTATGCGCGCACTCAAGTCAACCGCGAAATCGTCGAAACCGTAGCCAAGATGAAGGAAGCCCGCGAGTGA